A genome region from Schistocerca nitens isolate TAMUIC-IGC-003100 chromosome 4, iqSchNite1.1, whole genome shotgun sequence includes the following:
- the LOC126252518 gene encoding uncharacterized protein LOC126252518 → MGERPTVPELTSGSSHGSESHRSRGNKRQQPWVRGPPSQRQQAAAAMGERPTVSEATSGSSHGGNKRQQPWVRGPPFQRQQVAAEIGQKPTVPEVTSDTSHGSKAHRCRGNKRQQPSVRGPPFQRQQAAVAMGERPTVPEATSGSSHGSEANRSRGNKWQQPWVRGPPFQRQQAEAAMGQRPTVTEAKSGSSHGSEAHCSRGNKRQQPWVRGPPFQRQQLVAAMGQRPTVPEATSVSSHGSEAQRSIGNKRQQPWVRGPPFQRQQAAAAMGERPTVPEATSGSSHGSEASCSRGNQWQQPWARAPPFQRQKATAAMGERPTVPEVTSVSSHGSEAHRSRGNKRQQPWVRGPPFQRGNKRQQPGVRGPPFQRQQAAAAMGQSPTVPEATSGSSRDSEAHCSRGNKRQQPWVRVQPFQRQQVAASMAQRPNVPEATSDSSHGSEAHRSRGNKRQQPWVRVQPFQRQQVAAAMAQRPNVPEATSESSHGSEAYRSRRIKWQQPWVRGPVFQRQQAAAAMAQSPTVPEATSDSSNG, encoded by the exons atgggtgagaggccgaCCGTTCCAGAGttaacaagcggcagcagccatggctcagagtCCCACCGCTcaagaggcaacaagcgacagcagccatgggtgagaggcccaccgtcccagaggcaacaagcggcagcagccatgggtgagaggccaacCGTTTCCGAGGCAaccagcggcagcagccatgg aggcaacaagcggcagcagccatgggtcagaggcccaccgttccagaggcaacaagttgcagcagagataggtcaaaagcccaccgttccagaggtaaCAAGCGACACCAGCCATGGGTCAAAGGCCCACCGttgcagaggcaacaagcggcagcagccatcggTGAGAGGCcctccgttccagaggcaacaagcggcagtagccatgggtgagaggcccaccgttccagaggcaacaagcggcagcagccatgggtcagaggccaaccgttccagaggcaacaagtggcagcagccgtgggtcagaggcccaccattccagaggcaacaagcagaagcagccatgggtcagaggccaactgtTACAGAGGCAaaaagcggcagcagccatggctcagaggcccactgttccagaggcaacaagcgacagcagccatgggttagaggcccaccgttccagaggcaacaactggtagcagccatgggtcagaggccaactgttccagaggcaacaagtgtcagcagccatgggtcagaggcccaacGTTCCATaggtaacaagcgacagcagccatgggtcagaggcccaccgttccagaggcaacaagcggctgcagccatgggtgagaggcccaccgttccagaggccacaagcggcagcagccatggatcAGAGGCCAGCTGTTCCAGAGGCAAccagtggcagcagccatgggccagagccccaccgttccagaggcaaaaagcgacagcagccatgggtgagaggcccaccgttccagaggtaaCAAGTGTCAGCAGCCATGGCTCTGAGgcacaccgttccagaggcaacaagcgacagcagccatgggtgagaggcccaccgttccagag aggcaacaagcgacagcagccaggggtgagaggcccaccattccagaggcaacaagcggcagcagccatgggtcagagtcccaccgttccagaggcaacaagtggcagcagtcgtgactcagaggcccactgttccagaggcaacaagcggcagcagccatgggtaagagtccaaccgttccagaggcaacaagtggcagcatccatggctcagaggcccaacgttccagaggcaacaagcgacagcagccatgggtcagaagcccaccgttccagaggcaacaagcggcagcagccatgggtaagagtccaaccgttccagaggcaacaagtggcagcagccatggctcagaggcccaacgttccagaggcaacaagcgagagcagccatgggtcagaggcttACCGTTCCAGACGCatcaagtggcagcagccatgggtcagaggcccagtgttccagaggcaacaagcggcagcagccatggctcagagtCCCACTGTTCCAGAGGCTACAAGCGACAGCAgcaatgggtga
- the LOC126252516 gene encoding uncharacterized protein LOC126252516 gives MGERPTVPEATSGSSHGSEANRSRGNKRQQPWVRGQQFQRQQAAAAMGQRPTVPEATSGNSHGSEAHRSKGNKRQQPWVRGQPFQRQQAAAAKGKRPTVPEATSGSSHGSESHRSRGNKRQQPWVRGPPFQRQPAAAAMDQRPTVPEATSGSSHRSEAHCSRGNKRQQPWVRAPPFQRQQAAAAMGERPTASEATSGSSHGGNKRQQPWVRGPLFQRQQAAAAMGERPTVPEATSCSSHRSEAHRSIGNKRQQPLVRGPPFQRQQAAAAMGERPTVPEATSGSSHGSESQRSRGNKRQQPWVRGPTFQRQQVAAAMGQRPTVPEVTSDSRHG, from the exons atgggtgagaggcccaccgttccagaggcaacaagcggcagcagccatgggtcagaggccaaccgttccagaggcaacaagcggcagcagccatgggtaagaggccaacagttccagaggcaacaagcggcagcagccatgggtcagaggccaaccgttccagaggcaacaagtggcaacagccatgggtcagaggcccaccgttccaaaggtaacaagcgacagcagccatgggtcagaggccaaccgttccagaggcaacaagcggcagcagccaagggtaagaggccaaccgttccagaggcaacaagtggcagcagccatggctcagagtcccaccgttccagaggcaacaagcgacagcagccatgggtgagaggcccaccgttccagaggcaaccagcggcagcagccatggatcagaggccaaccgttccagaggcaacaagtggcagcagccatcgctcagaggcccactgttccagaggcaacaagcgacagcagccatgggtgagggccccaccgttccagaggcaacaagcagcagcagccatgggtgagaggcccaccgctTCAGAGGCAaccagcggcagcagccatgg aggcaacaagcgacagcagccatgggtcagaggcccactgttccagaggcaacaagcggcagcagccatgggtgagaggcccaccgttccagaggcaacaagttgcAGCAGCCATAGGTCAGAGGCCCACCGATCcataggcaacaagcggcagcagccattggTCAGAGGCcctccgttccagaggcaacaagcggcagcagccatgggtgagaggcccaccgttccagaagcAACAAGCGGCAGTAGCCATGGGTCAGAGTCCcaacgttccagaggcaacaagcgacagcagccatgggtcagaggcccaacgttccagaggcaacaagtggcagcagccatgggtcagaggcccaccgttccagaggtaacaagcgacagcagacatgggtga
- the LOC126252519 gene encoding filaggrin-2-like encodes MGEGPTVPEVTSDSSHGGNKQQQPWVRGQPFQRQQVAIAMGQRPTVPKVTCDSSHGSEAKRPRGNKRQQPWVRGQQFQRQQVAAAMAQSPTVPEATSGNSHGSEAHRSKGNKRQQPWVRGQAFQRQQVAIAMGQRPTVPKVTSDSSHGSEAKRSRGNKRQQPWVRGQPFQRGNKRQQPWVRAPPFQRQQAAAAMGERPTVSEASSGSSHGYESNCYRGKKRQQPWVSGPPFQRQQATAAMGERPTVPEATSDSSHGSEAQRSRGNKWQQPWVRVPPVQRGNKQQQPWVRGQPFQRQQVAIAMGQRPTVPKVTSDSSHGSEAKRPRGNKRQQPWVRGQQFQRQQVAAAMGEGPTVPEATSGNKWQQTWVCDPPFQRQQATAAMGQRPTVPETTTGSSHGGNKWHQPWVRGPRFQRQQGKAAMGERPTVPELTSGSSHGSESHRSRGNKRQQPWVRGPPFQRQQVAAAMCHRPTVVTNDSSHGSEAHRSRVYKRQQPWVRGQPFQRQQAAAAIGKRPTVPEATSCSRDRSEAHRSRGNKRHQPWVKGPPLQRQQVAAAMGERPTVPEATSVSSHGLEAHHSIGNKRQQTWLRGPAFQRQQAAAAMGERPTVPEATSGSSHGSEASCSRGNQWQQPWVRGPPFQIQQATAAMGERPTVPEVTSGSSHGSEAHRSRGNKRQQPGVRGPPFHRQQAAAAMGQSPTVPEATSGSSHGSEAHCSRGNKRQQPWVRGPPFQRHKRQQPLRQQGQQPWDSVPPFQWPQVAAAMGHRPTVVTNDSSHGSEANRSRGNKLQQPWVRSPPFQRQQAAAAMGKSPIVPEATSGSSHGSEAQRSRGNMRQQPWVRGPPFQTQQVAAAMGQRPTVPEATSGSSHGSESHCSRGYKRQQQWVRGPPFQRQQAVSAMGERPTMPEATSGSSHG; translated from the exons atgggtgagggccccaccgttccagaggtaacaagcgacagcagccatgg aggcaacaagcagcagcagccatgggtcagaggacaaccgttccagaggcaacaagtggcaatagccatgggtcagaggcccaccgttccaaagGTAACttgcgacagcagccatgggtcagaggccaagcgtcccagaggcaacaagcggcagcagccatgggtaagaggccaacagttccagaggcaacaagtggcagcagcaatGGCTCAGagtcccaccgttccagaggcaacaagtggcaatagccatgggtcagaggcccaccgttccaaaggtaacaagcgacagcagccatgggtcagaggccaagcgttccagaggcaacaagtggcaatagccatgggtcagaggcccaccgttccaaaggtaacaagcgacagcagccatgggtcagaggccaagcgttccagaggcaacaagcggcagcagccatgggtcagaggccaaccgttccagag aggcaacaagcgacagcagccatgggtgagggccccaccgttccagaggcaacaagcggcagcagccatgggtgagaggcccaccgtttcTGAGGCAagcagcggcagcagccatgggtatgAGTCCAACTGTTACAGAGGCAAAAagaggcagcagccatgggtcagcggcccaccgttccagaggcaacaagcgacagcagccatgggtgagaggcccaccgttccagaggcaacaagcgacagcagccatgggtcagaggcccaacGTTCCAGAGgtaacaagtggcagcagccatgggtcagagtccCACCGGTCCAGag aggcaacaagcagcagcagccatgggtcagaggccaaccgttccagaggcaacaagtggcaatagccatgggtcagaggcccaccgttccaaaggtaacaagcgacagcagccatgggtcagaggccaagcgtcccagaggcaacaagcggcagcagccatgggtaagaggccaacagttccagaggcaacaagtggcagcagccatgggtgagggccccaccgttccagaggcaacaagcg gcaacaagtggcagcagacaTGGGTCTGCgacccaccgttccagaggcaacaagcgacagcagccatgggtcagaggcccaccgttccagagacAACAaccggcagcagccatgg aggcaacaagtggcatcagccatgggtcagaggcccacggttccagaggcaacaagggaaagcagccatgggtgagaggcccaccgttccagagttaACAAGCGGAAGCAGCCATGGCTCAGAGTCCCACcgctccagaggcaacaagcgacagcagccatgggtgagaggcccaccgttccagaggcaacaagtggctgCAGCCATGTGTCATAGGCCCACCGTTGTAACaaacgacagcagccatgggtcagaggcccaccgttccagagtctacaagcggcagcagccatgggtaagaggccaaccattccagaggcaacaagcggcagcagccatcggtaagaggccaaccgttccagaaGCAACAAGTTGCAGCAGAGAtaggtcagaggcccaccgttccagaggtaaCAAGCGACACCAGCCATGGGTCAAAGGCCCACCGTtgcagaggcaacaagtggcagcagccatgggtgagaggccaaccgttccagaggcaacaagtgtcaGCAGCCATGGGTTAGAGGCCCACCATTCCATAGGTAACAAGCGACAGCAGACATGGCTCAGAGGCCcagcgttccagaggcaacaagcggctgcagccatgggtgagaggccaaccgttccagaggcaacaagcggcagcagccatggatcAGAGGCCAGCTGTTCCAGAGGCAAccagtggcagcagccatgggtcagaggcccaccgttccagattcaacaagcgacagcagccatgggtgagaggcccaccgttccagaggtaacaagtggcagcagccatggctcagaggcacaccgttccagaggcaacaaacgACAGCAGCCGGGGGTGAGAGGCCCACCATTCCATAGGCAACAagcagcagcagccatgggtcagagtcccaccgttccagaggcaacaagtggcagcagccatggctcagaggcccactgttccagaggcaacaagcgacagcagccatgggtgagaggcccaccgttccagaggcacaagcggcagcagccattg aggcaacaggGGCAGCAGCCATGGGACAGCGTCCCACCGTTCCAGTGGccacaagtggcagcagccatgggtcatagGCCCACCGTTGTAACaaacgacagcagccatgggtcagaggccaaccgttccagaggcaacaagttgcagcagccatgggtcagaagcccaccgttccagaggcaacaagcggcagcagccatgggtaagagtccaatcgttccagaggcaacaagtggtagcagccatggctcagaggcccaacgttccagaggcaacatgcgacagcagccatgggtcagaggcccaccatTCCAGacgcaacaagtggcagcagccatgggtcagaggcccactgttccagaagcaacaagcggcagcagccatggctcagagtCCCACTGTTCCAGAGGCTACAAGCGACAGCAgcaatgggtgagaggcccaccgttccagaggcaacaagcggtatcagccatgggtgagaggcccaccatgccagaggcaacaagcggcagcagccatgggtaa